The genomic window ATCTACGCATCAAAAGGAAAGACTTGCACGTCAACTGTAAGAGCGTGTTTGATTGTCAATGGTTATTAAAGAATACTCTTTGTGCACGACTCAATCAAATATAAGCGAAGAAATCTAGGGACTTAGACAATTAAACTCCAATAGCTCGTGTTTTAACCACTCACATGCCTAACTAAACTTAGTCTTTGGAAGTAATGAGATAGTCGCAATGAGTTTACACATAGGGCGAGCAACTTAAGTCTCAAGTTTTATTAACATCAATATGCATCTATCATATGGAAGAAAATGATAAGTTTAGGAATATGCTTCAATCTTTAAGACAGATTAATAGAACACTCACATAGTGTTTCAACTTCCAAACACTCTAAAAGAGAGCGCCAATTGGTTGGGTTAGCGAATGGTAAAAGATGAGTTGGTAATTTGATGCTCTTGAGTGTTCATCCTTCCATGTGTTGAGATACTAGCCTTAGGGTGTTGCAATAAAGAGTAGAGATACCTGGTCAGGTACCCAGCCTGCCTGATGCCCACCTCTATTGATGACCGGTTTAATGAAGCTAAAAGTATGATAAAGatctcctttttttattaaaatagtttGTTAAGTACATGTTTGGACTATAAAATCAGTTTTCAGATACTGTTTAGTAGTACCTACTATGGTTTAGTATTACCTACACGGTTACTTAGTAGTCACGTTCTCGAAAGTTGAAATTTCATGGAAATTACAAGAAGCCTTTTTGTGGGACATAATATAGTTgggattttttatttgttgcattaACTCTAGCGGCTTTCATTATGTACCTTGTTATTTAATGAAACCCACCTACCCAAAGAAGTACATTAAAAATATGATACGAAAACCTAACAGAATTTGTAAGCTGTTCACCGCAATTtattaacgttttttttttcattagtgACTTTTATGAGGACTTGAAAAGGCAAAATTGACCAATTTTCCATTGGGATCtcttttttctatcttttaCAAGATGGCACCATACTTTTAAGGggtccataaaaaaaaaacaacaacaacaatttgTAGGTAATCATTGGACTGTGAGGTGATGTTCCATTCCTTAAACGAATTTagtgactatatatatacaaaaggTGGAAGTTGCGATGTGCTAGAtagttgttggatttggattgttaaaatttaaaaatctgtCGCTAAAAAGCTGTCAAATCACTGTAAACAGTGGCTAATGTAAATTTTGTGGCTATTTTAtgataacaaatttttaaaattttctaaacacGGCCCCATTGAACACACACCCGTTCTGCATGACATGACAACATAATGCTCTTCTATTTTCAATGTTGAATAAGTTGTAACATACAGTTTTCAACTGCATATTACTCATATTAAAAAGTGCCGGCTCTGAAGATTAGCATCATCAAGAAGAAGTAAGTTTTGCATGCAGGTCAAGGCTGCTGACAGTTCAGACCGCATGGCATCGACTGCATCGTCAGCCATGAAAGCTTCTTGCAGATCAGCAGGCCCCGGTTCACAGTACAGCACACGAGTTTAAGTAGATCGACTCACAGCTATTGTGAGGACGACGGTACCCAAAACCTTTTGTCGTTGTCCATCTCTCCGCGTATACTAAAAACCAACATCGAGCCAGGTGTACTGCTGTTGACCCAACTGTGGCTTGAAGGCCTGAACCTCGAAACTTTATAGGAGTACATTTCTAAGGTACTGTGGCATCAGTTTTCTCAAATGAATCGAGCAACCAGTTGCTTGGCTCTCAATCTGCTCTTCAAAAGGTTTCTGTGGGTtaatagaagaaacaaaaactaagatgttaaagaaatgaaaaatgaataatatataAAGGGTGGTACTCTTGAATCGGCCTAGTGAATTGAATCAATTTGTCATGGATTCGATCAGAATTTTCGCCGATCATATCCGAATTGGCCGGGTTATAGGCTAGCAGATTCAAGCTGACTTTGACAGTGTTGGTTTTCTCCAAGATATTGCAGGTAGATTGCAGCAATCTTGAAGTGCTTGAGATTCTGGCGATCTCTGGGTCCTCTGAGCTTAGatcttttttggtttcttctcaCATCACTACTCGAGGTgataaaaaaagtttgtttttaatgcGAGAGTTACTTTTCAGGTTCAACTTCATGTCCCTACAATCTAGACAAGTTATAAAATTCATCCTTATATTGTGATTGACAAATCCATTCTCGTATTTTAAGtcgaatttcatttttttgttggttcaaCCAAGGTCAGCAGCTTACTGTAATCTCAGTAAAATGAGCTTTTATATGATTATATCTGAAGAACACCTGTAAGCCATTCTAATGGctccttactttcttttttgttttttaggatAATTGCACTCTTTCATTCAAATTAGACGAACAAGCTTAATACCAAGCTCTAGTTAATTTGGTATAATGAAGTACAAGGAGCAGGGATAATTTTTATCAGTAGCAAAAAGACGGATTTTCAATCACCTCAAAGTCACAGATGAGTTCGATCGAAGGCCAAATCTTTTCTATGCAGCATGAAAATGTTCGTAATCGGAAATCAGGAAGACCTGCACGGCCAGAATTTCTTGGTTTGGCTGAACTGGACTAAGGGTACCCTCGTCTGAGCTGTGACAACTTAGAATTGTCAGATATTACTCAAACAGTTCCATCAAGACTTTGAAATTTCAAACAATTCTGTCCAGAACAAAATTGAACTGTTGTTTTAAGAAATACCAGTTATGGGCTTAAAGTGGTGTTTTTTAGGTACCTTCTTAGTTTTTatgataaatataaaatataattattttttgaattgctttTTCGATTAATTGTCCGATCCAGGTATgtaggtgtgtgtgtgtttgtatagCGTTAGGGTGCATATGAATTTGCATTGATATTGACAACGCTAGTTGAAGCACTTCTCTGCTTCTGCTCCTGAACTTCTTCCTTCTGAAATCTGACATATCAAGTCCCAAGAAAATGAGGGTATCATGAAGTGCTCTACCAATCAAATTCAGACGTACCAAAAATTTGTATAGCGGCCTGTTTTTGAAGCAATTTGATGAATGATATACTTAGACCAAGATGTCAGCAGCTTTCACATCCATGGATTAGTGCTTCTTAAAACCTATGTATATATTCTTCAACACCATTTCTTCTGCATTACATTCAGTAACATTATTTGGTTTTCTTGTGATTGTTACTGGATTACAATTGATGGGTCTTCACAGCATTGATGCCATCCTCATTGGGAGGAGGTTTGGAAGTAAGAACAAAGAAGAACTACAAGCTAGGCATATAAAAAGATATGTTAGGAAACGAAATCTGCTTAACAAGTTGAATTTTGTTCTCTCGGTTTGACATGAGGAAAAGGGATGAGGAAAATTAGAGAGCAAGATTGGATAACATAATGATCAGGAAAAATTTTGCATCATTTTTGTTCAACCTCTCTAGTTTTTTTTCTGTCCTCTAATTCACTCCAATTTCAATCAATGGGTTCAAGTACATTATCAAGGCATGTCTGCTATGATTAGTAGCCCTTCCCTTAGGTCCATAAATCTAAGTACATTGAGTATGTTTGACGACCTCAGATCTCATATCGGCAGTTAATCTCAAATCCACATTTTCTGTAACTcattgtttaaacaaacagcGAATTTTGGGGGTCGGACCTCAAGCCCTCGGTGTTCTCAGGTCACCTTGAATCTTATCTGATGTAAACAAACATAGCCTTATATTTGGGGCAGAACCTCCATAACTAAGTGTCAAAACATTTAGTTTTGACTCTTCCAGATGGAATAGTCACCACCTACTTATAAAATCTTCTTATACCTAGGAATTGGACCAAATTTATGGCCTCTATCAGCATGAAAAATGCAACCAACTGTCCCCTAAATTCTTTTCAAGTAGAGGGAAAACCCTTCATGTGTGTAGCCCCACAAATTTgtaacaaatatttgattgagaAGTTAAAATTTGAGGCCGAGTCTTTTTCAATGAGATGAAACATTCGTTTGGAAGAATAAGACGGAGAGGTCAGTCCCAGAATTGAAACATGAACTACCACAGGGAATCACGCTTCTTGTtaggaagaaacaaaaacgGAAAATTGAAGCATGAGAAAGTAGGTGAGACATCACTATATTTTCGTTGCGAGATACATCCATTAACTAACTGCTAACTCTTGTGCCTCATTATTTTCTTCGATTGTGTTATAAGAAACTCGTGCATTGAATTTtgatggggaaaaaaaaaacccttcgTGGGAGTTGAGACCAGATTTTGCCATGAAAGTTGCATGACTCGGGAAAAAGGCCGTACCATTAATGTTGGGCTTTCACCTGTTTTCCTGTCTTTGTTCTTTAAATCTGCTGTCGTCTTGGTGAAATGCCAAATTTTGACAGAGATGTGTGTGAAACAAACAGAGCCCTCGGCTTGCCACgaatttttatgtcaaaaataAGCTGTACTGCcagaaaatagacaaaaatttgGAGTAGAGTGAAACAAACAGCATAGCAAGAAAAGCATGTGTGGGTCCAACATTAATGAAGCACCGAATTCATTCGCAGGTCATGCTATTTTGATGGCAAAATTCAGTACCAATGGGTGAAATAGATGAGACCTTAGCTCTGATTTACTGAACTGGTAGCTCctactttttcaaatattcatcaACTATTTCAGGCTCCCAACTTCTgcaaaggaggaagaaggtggGATCATGTTATGGTTATATGCTTATCAGGTAGCTCCCATTACTGTAAATTGATACCTCCTACTTTACCAAATCCATGAACTGCCTTCACTTCTCAACCACTCCAAAAAGAGAAATTTATTTGAGAAAAGCTCCTTGCTGAACGACTACCAATGTCATTAAAATCCATTATATTACTCCTGATTCGGCTGATAATAATAGTCCAATTGATTTCAGAATAGTTTACTGCAGAGAATGAGGCAGCGGGGAATCGATTAGGTCCAAACGAtagtttgtcttttttctttacttctgttgatttcttttttaagaaCGGAGAAGATGACCCAATTGCATTCTGTACAGGATCGACAGTATAGGTTCGCAGTAATGCAGTCGGcgaataaaaattttattggagAACCAAGCACGTTCTTCCTCCAAGGTTCTCAGCCATCAGTCAAAGTCCAAATTTGACTGCAAAAGCCAAAAAGTTCGGCCCTCCACTGGAGAAGCTGCCTCGCACGTTTTCATCTGAGGCCAAAATGCCGACGCTCTGTTCGACTAAGACAGTCATGGACATCTCCTCCCCATTTCTGACTCTGACTTTCCTTCTGTAACAGCAAATGCCATAAACGCCCATGGTTGCTCTGCTTACCTAACCTACGCGTATTCTGACAATCTTGGCTTTTCGTCTAAAGTTAAGGTTGCTAGTGTCAACTTATTAAGCAAAATCATTCCAACACCCAAGAATCTAGTGATTTGAGTTTGATTAGCTGACAGCTCAAGTCTCAAGCATCTGTATGTGCAGTCTATAAACAAAGTGGAGGaatagaaaaaagaagcaaaaaaaagaaaagcaggaagcaggagaaagaaaaaacgaTTGCTTTGAGAATGTTACAAGGACAATCACAATTGATTATTTGATGGTAGTCTCCTCTCTTCTCCTTTGAGGAGACCACCACGCCTTTTCTGAGTTTTGGGCACCCACTAACAATCgagttgaaatttttttggtggGTACCATGGAAGATTACAGATCCAGGTCATATGCTGATGGGAGGATGGAGATGGAGGCCTACAACAGGGGATACCCGGCTCCTGGCATGCATGATATGAGGAGCCATAGTGCATCCTATGCCTCGCAGCCGTATCCCAGAGAGATGaaggtgaagaagatgaagaatagTGGAGGTGGATCATCTGCCAAAGGATGGAGTCTTAATGATCCGGAgttgcagaggaagaagagggtTGCTAGCTATAAGGTGTATGCTGTGGAAGGGAAGGTCAAGGGGTCTCTGACGAAGAGTTTCAGATGGCTCAAGGATAGATACACCCAGATCATGTATGGATGGTGGTGAGGGGCCTATGTCGAAACCTCCACAGCATCAGCATCATCATCGCCGTTAGGAGATGATGGCCCTGATAGTCCGTGCTTGGCGGTTGTGTGTGGTGAATGGGTTTTCTTTGGTGCCGTTACGAGTTTGGCTTAATTTGTCGGTT from Nymphaea colorata isolate Beijing-Zhang1983 chromosome 6, ASM883128v2, whole genome shotgun sequence includes these protein-coding regions:
- the LOC116255530 gene encoding uncharacterized protein LOC116255530, coding for MEDYRSRSYADGRMEMEAYNRGYPAPGMHDMRSHSASYASQPYPREMKVKKMKNSGGGSSAKGWSLNDPELQRKKRVASYKVYAVEGKVKGSLTKSFRWLKDRYTQIMYGWW